In Prochlorococcus marinus str. MIT 1214, one DNA window encodes the following:
- the queF gene encoding preQ(1) synthase: MYGEREIEAGSLICFPNPNSNRDYEISIDFPEFTCKCPFSGYPDFATLRIKYQPNMKVIELKAIKLYLNSYREKKISHEEVTNKIVDDFVEVSDPKWMQLEADFNPRGNVHTIIRVCHGKRSNLELIL, from the coding sequence ATGTATGGCGAGAGGGAAATAGAGGCTGGGAGCTTAATTTGTTTCCCAAATCCAAATAGTAATAGAGATTATGAAATTTCAATAGATTTCCCTGAATTCACGTGTAAGTGTCCTTTCTCGGGATATCCCGATTTCGCAACTTTGAGAATTAAATATCAACCAAATATGAAGGTTATAGAATTAAAAGCAATTAAACTTTACTTAAATAGCTATAGAGAGAAGAAAATATCGCATGAAGAAGTCACTAATAAAATAGTCGATGACTTTGTTGAAGTTTCTGATCCTAAGTGGATGCAATTAGAAGCTGATTTTAATCCTAGGGGTAATGTTCATACAATCATTAGAGTCTGTCATGGGAAAAGAAGTAATTTAGAGCTAATTCTCTAA